In a genomic window of Thermoproteus tenax Kra 1:
- a CDS encoding acetyl ornithine aminotransferase family protein, which produces MAPKWHWPQIDPDRVPLVKIEPPGPKALEIIRRDEAVIMQSFTRWYPLVVARGYGPVVEDVDGNLYIDYNAGIAVTATGHAHPKVVDAIKRQSELFLHYSLTDFYYEIAVSLAEKLTSIAPISGQKKVFFTNSGTESIEGIAKIARGYFRGQRPYIVAFYGAFHGRTYMSMSLSASKPVHRRYFSPMMPNVIHVPYPHPVHCPFKAKDPEECGRYALEFLEDWVFGRLVSPEEVAAVLIEPIQGEGGYVVPPKSFIRGLREITKEHGILLAVDEVQTGFGRTGRWFAIEHFGVEPDIIGTAKAIASGLPLGAIIGRAEIMSLPRGSHANTFGGNPVAAAAALATLSVIEEEGLLEHAERVGNEIKKALVDIAGDRHDVRGLGLMIGVELLDERRRPAKNLDEVLTRSFKRGLAVIGAGTSTVRIAPPLVIPEQMALKGVEILSDALKSR; this is translated from the coding sequence ATGGCGCCGAAATGGCACTGGCCCCAAATAGACCCGGATAGAGTCCCCTTGGTTAAGATAGAACCGCCCGGCCCCAAGGCGCTTGAGATAATACGCAGAGACGAGGCCGTCATAATGCAATCGTTCACGCGATGGTATCCCCTCGTTGTAGCGCGAGGCTATGGCCCCGTCGTGGAGGATGTCGACGGCAACCTCTACATAGATTACAACGCGGGCATCGCCGTCACGGCGACCGGTCACGCGCACCCTAAAGTGGTCGACGCCATAAAGCGGCAGTCTGAGCTCTTCCTCCATTACTCTCTCACTGATTTCTACTACGAAATAGCCGTGTCTCTAGCAGAGAAGCTTACATCTATAGCGCCCATATCGGGCCAGAAGAAGGTCTTCTTCACTAACAGCGGCACGGAGTCCATAGAGGGGATAGCCAAGATAGCGAGGGGCTATTTCAGAGGACAGAGGCCCTACATAGTGGCCTTCTACGGCGCATTCCACGGCAGAACCTATATGTCCATGTCGCTGTCGGCGTCAAAGCCTGTTCACAGAAGGTATTTCTCCCCCATGATGCCGAACGTGATCCACGTGCCGTACCCGCACCCAGTCCACTGTCCCTTCAAGGCCAAAGATCCGGAAGAATGCGGGCGCTATGCGCTTGAGTTCCTAGAGGATTGGGTCTTCGGCAGATTGGTGAGTCCGGAGGAGGTCGCGGCGGTTCTCATAGAGCCCATACAGGGCGAGGGGGGCTATGTGGTACCTCCTAAGAGCTTCATAAGAGGGCTTAGAGAGATTACCAAGGAGCATGGAATTCTTCTAGCAGTAGACGAAGTACAGACCGGTTTCGGGAGGACGGGCAGATGGTTCGCCATAGAGCACTTCGGGGTGGAGCCCGACATAATAGGCACGGCCAAAGCCATAGCCTCGGGCCTTCCTCTAGGCGCCATTATAGGGAGGGCGGAGATTATGTCGTTGCCCAGAGGGTCCCACGCAAATACTTTCGGCGGAAATCCTGTGGCCGCCGCCGCTGCGCTTGCGACGCTCTCCGTGATTGAGGAGGAGGGCTTGCTAGAGCACGCAGAGAGGGTAGGTAACGAGATAAAGAAGGCTCTTGTTGATATAGCGGGAGATCGCCACGATGTGAGAGGCCTAGGCTTAATGATAGGAGTGGAGCTGTTAGATGAACGAAGGAGACCGGCAAAGAACCTCGATGAGGTTCTGACTAGGTCTTTCAAAAGGGGACTTGCCGTTATAGGCGCTGGTACGTCCACTGTGCGCATCGCGCCGCCGCTTGTTATCCCAGAGCAGATGGCCCTAAAGGGCGTTGAGATATTATCTGATGCTTTGAAATCTCGCTAG
- the sufB gene encoding Fe-S cluster assembly protein SufB, whose protein sequence is MEEQIHGFIEEAESVSQLLGVARPVSHEVVLKGKITRDVVEEISRVKGEPDWMKRLRLRMLELFEKLPTPKWVRGVGEIDLEALAHYAKPQTVGVRSWDEVPKEIRQYYEKLGLPEMEVKALLGLATQFDSEIVYFNFKKKLEEKGVIMLPMEEAVRRYPDLVKQYFMRVFPPEHKFAALHGALWSGGTFIYVPPNVRIEQPLETFFLIGTSQESQMEHSIVVADRGASVHWIEACSAPRLLKYSFHNGMVEGYAHEGANLKITTVQNWSRDIVNFNNKRAVAEARAHVQWVEGSIGSKTTYTFPSTILKGEGSSTEIYGITAAKGGLWKENGAKVWHLAPNTKSRVVNKSISAKGGVSVYRGMVYVAKGAKYAKSHVQCDALVLDGDSANITIPHDQVFEETAVVTHEATASRISEEKLMYLRSRGFTEDEAKALVVLGFVSDIVKDLPFEYAVVLRRVLELEFSKLGAVG, encoded by the coding sequence ATGGAAGAACAGATCCACGGGTTCATTGAGGAAGCTGAGTCCGTCTCGCAATTGCTCGGCGTAGCTAGGCCGGTGAGCCACGAAGTTGTGCTCAAGGGGAAGATAACTAGAGATGTAGTTGAAGAGATAAGCAGAGTCAAGGGAGAGCCCGATTGGATGAAGCGCTTGAGGCTCCGCATGTTGGAGCTTTTCGAAAAGCTGCCGACACCTAAATGGGTGAGGGGAGTCGGCGAGATTGACCTTGAGGCTCTGGCGCACTACGCAAAGCCTCAGACGGTCGGAGTCCGTAGCTGGGACGAGGTCCCGAAGGAGATAAGACAATATTACGAGAAGTTGGGTCTGCCCGAGATGGAGGTCAAAGCACTTCTGGGGCTAGCTACACAGTTTGACAGCGAGATCGTGTATTTCAATTTCAAGAAGAAGTTGGAGGAGAAGGGCGTCATAATGTTGCCTATGGAGGAGGCCGTAAGACGTTATCCGGACTTAGTGAAACAGTACTTCATGCGCGTCTTTCCGCCTGAGCACAAATTCGCCGCGCTCCACGGCGCCTTATGGTCGGGAGGCACTTTTATATATGTACCCCCTAACGTCAGAATTGAGCAGCCTCTGGAGACGTTCTTCTTAATAGGCACATCCCAAGAGAGCCAAATGGAGCACAGCATAGTGGTAGCTGATAGAGGTGCCTCCGTTCACTGGATAGAGGCCTGTTCTGCCCCGAGGCTCCTTAAGTATAGCTTCCACAACGGCATGGTTGAGGGTTATGCTCACGAGGGCGCGAACCTAAAAATAACGACTGTGCAGAATTGGTCCAGAGATATCGTCAATTTCAACAATAAGAGAGCTGTGGCCGAGGCCCGCGCCCACGTTCAGTGGGTGGAGGGAAGCATTGGGAGCAAGACGACCTATACTTTCCCATCAACGATACTAAAGGGCGAGGGCTCCTCCACAGAGATATATGGAATCACGGCGGCTAAGGGAGGTCTCTGGAAGGAGAACGGGGCGAAGGTGTGGCACTTGGCACCCAACACAAAGAGCCGAGTGGTCAATAAGAGCATCTCGGCCAAGGGCGGCGTCTCGGTGTACAGAGGGATGGTATATGTGGCCAAAGGCGCTAAGTATGCCAAGAGCCACGTCCAATGTGACGCATTGGTGTTAGACGGAGACTCGGCGAATATAACAATACCACACGACCAAGTCTTTGAGGAGACCGCCGTTGTGACGCACGAGGCTACGGCCAGCCGTATATCGGAGGAGAAGCTCATGTACTTAAGGTCTAGGGGGTTCACTGAGGACGAGGCCAAGGCCCTAGTGGTTCTAGGATTTGTATCGGATATAGTTAAGGACTTGCCGTTCGAATACGCTGTTGTGCTTCGCAGAGTTCTCGAGCTGGAGTTCTCAAAGCTCGGTGCAGTTGGATAA
- a CDS encoding 50S ribosomal protein L15e translates to MAKSAYAYMAMWYSKEGREVEERVMRARLIEWRRQPAIVRVERPTRLNRARALGYKAKQGVVVVRVRLRRGPFNRRRPDSGRRPKRMGVYGITLWKNWQQVAEERASRKYPNLEVLGSYWVADDGMYRYYEVIMIDPNAPTIKSDRDYWGIVGRESKRRWKMRRLRQRQRRLIEKLKARLSASK, encoded by the coding sequence ATGGCTAAATCGGCTTATGCGTATATGGCGATGTGGTATTCTAAGGAGGGGCGCGAGGTCGAGGAGAGAGTCATGAGAGCGCGTCTGATAGAGTGGCGCAGACAGCCCGCAATAGTGCGGGTGGAGAGACCCACGCGTTTGAACCGCGCGAGAGCCCTAGGATATAAGGCCAAGCAAGGGGTCGTGGTGGTCAGAGTCAGGCTAAGGAGGGGGCCCTTTAACAGGAGGAGGCCCGACTCAGGCAGAAGGCCCAAGAGGATGGGAGTGTACGGAATAACCCTCTGGAAGAACTGGCAACAAGTGGCGGAGGAGAGGGCATCGCGAAAGTACCCCAATCTTGAGGTGCTGGGAAGCTACTGGGTGGCCGACGACGGCATGTACAGATACTATGAGGTAATAATGATAGATCCCAACGCGCCGACTATAAAGAGCGATAGGGACTACTGGGGTATAGTAGGGAGGGAGAGCAAACGCAGATGGAAGATGCGTAGACTGAGGCAGAGGCAGAGGAGGCTAATAGAGAAGCTGAAGGCCAGATTAAGCGCAAGCAAGTGA
- a CDS encoding ATP-grasp domain-containing protein, which yields MNIGIIRPYEVEFNPGDVADLEAAITERGHRPIRIYIDMIEVRLRNGIEIWQSIGRGEPERLEVPAAVLRHLGIFRDFEQFSYRVFAARSIELAGTKVINPVLSWLVASDKLASTAALLRANVPVPDTIVSENMFSAYRAVREFREAVVKPLRGSMGYGVFRLNDPDIAMHVFSMMTNLNKPFYVQRYVEKRGGDYRVVVVGDRAIGAEFRRSENWKTNIAQGARPEPAKLTPELEELAVKSVKALGLEYGGVDIAETDEGYFVFEVNPSMSWQGFKTATGINPAPFIVDRLLELAKR from the coding sequence ATGAACATAGGCATCATTAGGCCTTATGAGGTAGAGTTCAATCCAGGTGATGTCGCCGACCTAGAGGCCGCCATAACAGAGAGGGGGCACAGACCTATACGCATATACATAGATATGATCGAGGTGAGGCTGAGAAACGGCATTGAGATCTGGCAGTCGATCGGGAGAGGCGAGCCAGAGAGGCTTGAGGTGCCGGCCGCCGTGTTGAGACATCTGGGCATCTTCAGAGATTTCGAGCAGTTCTCCTACAGGGTATTCGCCGCAAGATCGATCGAGCTGGCTGGCACCAAAGTGATCAACCCTGTTCTGAGTTGGTTAGTGGCCAGCGACAAGCTTGCGAGCACCGCCGCGTTACTCAGAGCAAACGTGCCGGTGCCCGACACCATCGTCAGCGAGAACATGTTCTCGGCGTATAGAGCTGTGCGCGAGTTCCGCGAAGCTGTAGTCAAGCCTCTGAGAGGAAGCATGGGATATGGCGTGTTCAGACTCAATGATCCCGATATAGCTATGCACGTTTTCTCTATGATGACGAATCTCAACAAGCCCTTCTACGTCCAGAGATACGTGGAGAAGAGGGGGGGAGATTATAGAGTGGTCGTAGTAGGCGATAGGGCTATAGGGGCCGAGTTCCGCAGATCTGAGAACTGGAAGACCAATATAGCCCAGGGCGCCCGGCCTGAGCCCGCAAAGCTGACGCCAGAGCTTGAGGAGCTCGCCGTTAAGTCCGTCAAAGCGCTCGGGCTAGAGTACGGTGGAGTTGACATAGCCGAGACAGACGAGGGATACTTTGTATTCGAGGTGAATCCAAGTATGTCCTGGCAGGGCTTCAAGACGGCTACAGGTATAAACCCTGCCCCGTTCATCGTGGACAGGCTCCTCGAGTTAGCCAAGAGGTAG
- a CDS encoding RNA-binding domain-containing protein, which translates to MRCFIELSLLVHATEDLDKVFKSLRRFFGDLPYIIQPLQGHYGNPIYLITAYSENCEGLLAILCPHIGNSAEAYIRLDKSKLVQGEVAVSRGDDVVRLRIRGADCAGRVKN; encoded by the coding sequence GTGAGATGCTTTATAGAGCTATCGTTGTTAGTTCACGCCACTGAGGATCTCGACAAAGTCTTCAAATCGCTGAGGAGGTTCTTCGGAGATCTTCCATATATAATACAGCCGCTTCAGGGTCACTACGGAAACCCAATTTACCTCATAACGGCTTACTCGGAGAACTGCGAGGGTTTACTGGCCATATTGTGTCCCCACATAGGAAACTCAGCTGAGGCATACATCAGACTAGATAAGAGCAAGCTAGTCCAAGGCGAGGTGGCCGTGTCGAGGGGCGACGACGTGGTCAGACTGAGAATTAGGGGGGCTGACTGTGCCGGACGTGTTAAAAATTAG
- the sufC gene encoding Fe-S cluster assembly ATPase SufC, with translation MATLNVANLHVEVSGKRILRGVSLEVKQGEIVALMGPNGSGKSTLFQTIAGNPNYRIVEGDIAIDGVSIKDLAPEERFNKGIYVSFQSPISVPEVRFGFLIQAVMNKRMGRKMDEPNPKMAEALKIAEEIGLRRDIFDRGVGVGFSGGEFKRAEVLLAYLMRPAIAILDEPDSGLDIDGIAAVSKIISSLARESSGVLLSTHYARILKFLEPDRVYVMYSGRIIMAGGSEIVKRVEEVGYEGLFKESGVFQ, from the coding sequence ATGGCAACTTTAAATGTCGCCAACCTGCACGTTGAGGTCAGCGGCAAGAGGATCCTCAGGGGAGTGTCTCTGGAGGTCAAACAAGGGGAGATAGTCGCCTTGATGGGGCCAAACGGTTCGGGGAAGTCCACCCTGTTTCAGACCATTGCGGGCAATCCCAACTATAGAATAGTGGAGGGAGATATAGCTATAGACGGCGTATCAATAAAGGATTTGGCGCCCGAGGAGAGATTTAACAAGGGCATCTACGTGAGCTTCCAATCGCCGATTTCTGTGCCAGAGGTGCGCTTCGGTTTCTTGATACAAGCGGTCATGAACAAGAGGATGGGACGGAAGATGGACGAGCCCAACCCGAAGATGGCCGAGGCGCTGAAGATAGCCGAGGAGATTGGGCTGAGGCGAGATATATTCGACAGAGGCGTCGGAGTGGGCTTCAGCGGAGGCGAGTTCAAAAGAGCCGAGGTCTTATTGGCGTATTTGATGAGGCCGGCGATAGCTATCCTAGACGAGCCTGACTCAGGTCTGGACATAGACGGCATAGCGGCAGTCAGCAAGATAATATCGTCTCTTGCAAGAGAAAGCTCCGGTGTATTGCTGTCGACCCACTACGCGAGGATTCTTAAGTTCTTAGAGCCGGACAGAGTCTACGTCATGTACAGCGGGCGGATTATAATGGCCGGCGGCTCGGAGATCGTCAAAAGAGTGGAAGAGGTAGGCTACGAGGGGCTCTTCAAAGAGTCGGGCGTTTTTCAGTAG
- a CDS encoding FAD-dependent thymidylate synthase, which produces MTTSVRFVDPSVRLVGHWGSEELISSFVDVLYRGEERAQDPATVAKRIKMFYRLGHWSVFEFMGAQFLVECSRACHTQFIRHRLASYWSESQRYVDYAKRPIRFIVPKGFPEEALRRAYEDYLKLRELYPPEYARMALPNATAVKFAVQMNARELLLNFVPLRCSAAAQAEIRHICWQMFAHAWRLWPTLSRLVWDDLPNLHRDFCTKVPKGEDCRLYAIRDAEEKHGQLPEKPWLQRASVEYL; this is translated from the coding sequence GTGACGACGTCCGTGAGGTTTGTAGACCCCTCGGTACGTCTGGTCGGCCATTGGGGCTCCGAGGAGCTCATCTCCTCGTTTGTGGACGTCCTCTACAGAGGAGAGGAGCGGGCGCAGGATCCGGCCACTGTGGCCAAGAGGATAAAGATGTTCTACCGTCTGGGCCACTGGTCAGTCTTCGAGTTCATGGGGGCCCAGTTCCTCGTGGAGTGCTCCCGCGCCTGCCACACCCAGTTCATAAGGCACAGGCTCGCCTCCTACTGGTCCGAGTCGCAACGCTATGTGGACTACGCCAAGAGGCCGATTAGGTTCATAGTGCCCAAGGGGTTCCCGGAGGAGGCGCTGAGGAGGGCCTACGAGGACTACCTCAAGCTCAGAGAGCTCTACCCGCCCGAGTACGCCAGAATGGCGTTGCCCAACGCAACCGCGGTGAAGTTCGCCGTCCAGATGAACGCCAGAGAGCTCCTTCTGAACTTCGTCCCACTGAGGTGCTCGGCCGCGGCCCAGGCCGAGATCAGACACATCTGTTGGCAGATGTTCGCCCACGCCTGGCGGCTGTGGCCCACGCTGTCCCGCCTCGTCTGGGACGACCTGCCCAACCTCCACAGGGACTTCTGCACCAAGGTGCCCAAGGGCGAGGACTGCCGCCTATATGCCATAAGAGACGCTGAGGAGAAACACGGCCAGTTGCCCGAGAAGCCGTGGCTTCAAAGGGCAAGCGTAGAATACTTATAA